The following coding sequences lie in one Lolium perenne isolate Kyuss_39 chromosome 2, Kyuss_2.0, whole genome shotgun sequence genomic window:
- the LOC139836020 gene encoding uncharacterized protein, with amino-acid sequence MATLRDLPRRYITLAPCSPLLPPPTQAAALLLLRVQHLSSFSLERSHRQIPPTTASVLPAPRSKNPMAGLRMKFVAVAAMAAALVASAAAAEAPAPAPASDAAAALPFAAASFAAAAVGYLFC; translated from the coding sequence ATGGCCACCCTACGCGACCTACCTCGCCGCTATATAACCCTCGCCCCCTGCTCGCCTCTCCTCCCACCTCCAACCCAagccgccgccctcctcctcctccgcgtgCAGCATCTCTCTAGCTTCTCCCTAGAGAGATCTCACCGCCAGATACCACCCAccaccgcctccgtcctccccgcACCAAGAAGCAAGAACCCAATGGCCGGTCTGAGGATGAAgttcgtcgccgtcgccgccatggccgccgcgctCGTCGCCTCGGCGGCCGCCGCCGAGGCCCCGGCCCCGGCGCCCGCctccgacgccgccgccgcgctgccgttcgccgccgcctccttcgccgccgccgccgtcggatACCTCTTCTGCTAG
- the LOC127332951 gene encoding glutamyl-tRNA reductase-binding protein, chloroplastic: MSPFLLTPVGARLAPVAPPSTLSRLLLPLHLQTRRAHARHSPIPHRRSSSYRLFASSSAPQMAAPADAPGGSADAFEVIRAHQAKAARLPPVEEIRTMLDKSVRGVLATHSQEHVGYPSGSMVDFACDQDGSPILAVSSLAVHSKNLSGSTKCSLLVAKDPEDRTDTVITVYGDATPVSDEQKDAVRSAYLRRHPEAFWVDFGDFRFLHIKPKAVRYVSGVATALLGSGEFSPAEFKEAKVDPISQFSAPITGHMNKDHADDTKLIVQHSTNVKVDFAHMLDVDSLGINVKAGYDGSVLKLRIPFSRRAQDRKDVKTLIVEMLQAAKASSSHAE, from the exons ATGAGCCCCTTCCTGCTCACGCCGGTGGGCGCCCGGCTCGCGCCGGTAGCTCCGCCGTCAACGCTCTCGCGCCTGCTCCTCCCGCTCCACCTACAAACGCGCCGCGCTCACGCCCGCCACTCCCCGATTCCTCACCGCCGCAGCAGCAGCTACCGCCTCTTCGCCTCCTCGTCGGCCCCTCAG ATGGCCGCGCCTGCCGATGCCCCCGGAGGATCCGCGGACGCGTTCGAGGTCATCCGCGCTCACCAG GCAAAAGCTGCCCGGCTTCCTCCTGTGGAAGAAATACGAACCATGCTAGACAAAAGTGTCAGAGGTGTCCTGGCTACCCATTCCCAG GAACATGTGGGCTATCCATCGGGTTCAATGGTTGATTTTGCATGTGATCAAGATGGTTCCCCCATATTAGCAGTGAGTAGTTTAGCAGTTCACTCAAAG AATCTCTCGGGAAGTACCAAGTGCTCTCTTCTGGTTGCCAAAGACCCAGAGGACAGAACAGATACTGTAATCACTGTATATGGCGATGCTACACCT GTTTCTGATGAACAAAAAGACGCAGTGAGAAGTGCATACTTAAGGAGGCACCCTGAGGCTTTTTGG GTTGACTTTGGTGACTTCCGTTTTCTGCACATCAAACCAAAAGCTGTCCGTTACGTATCTGGGGTTGCAACAGCTCTCCTTGGCTCCGGAG AATTTAGTCCTGCTGAGTTCAAGGAAGCAAAAGTGGATCCTATATCACAATTCTCCGCTCCTATTACA GGCCACATGAATAAGGATCATGCCGATGATACAAAGCTCATTGTGCAACACTCGACCAATGTTAAG GTGGATTTTGCTCATATGCTGGATGTGGATAGCCTTGGTATCAATGTGAAG GCTGGTTATGATGGAAGTGTTCTGAAGCTGCGCATACCTTTCTCTAGGCGTGCACAAGACAGAAA GGATGTCAAGACACTTATTGTGGAAATGCTACAGGCTGCAAAGGCCTCATCGTCGCACGCTGAATGA